A stretch of Coregonus clupeaformis isolate EN_2021a unplaced genomic scaffold, ASM2061545v1 scaf0876, whole genome shotgun sequence DNA encodes these proteins:
- the slc10a7 gene encoding sodium/bile acid cotransporter 7 isoform X3, with the protein MGLLARIRKEWFIIGIVAVIVSAKLQPAFGVKGGPLRPEFTITYVAVSTIFFNSGLSLKTEELTSALLHVKLHLFVQSFTLVFFPVAMWLCIKLLALTSINTWLLRGLQTVGCMPPPVSSAVILTKAVGGNEAAAIFNSAFGSFLGIIVTPLLLLLFLGSSSSVPFSSIFSQLFMTVVVPLILGQVSRRFLRDWLERRKPPFGVISSVVLLMIIYTTFCETFSNPDVELDHLSLLLITFIIFCIQLSFMLLTFVFSTRYPNVKDSV; encoded by the exons ATGGGCCTGTTGGCTAGGATAAGGAAAGAATGGTTTATTATCGGCATAGTGGCAGTAATCGTATCGGCGAAACTACAGCCTGCATTTGGAGTGAAAGGAG gtccacTGAGGCCAGAGTTCACGATCACCTATGTGGCGGTGTCAACCATTTTCTTCAACAGTGGCCTGTCATTAAAAACAGAG GAGTTGACCAGTGCCCTCCTCCATGTGAAGCTGCATCTGTTTGTCCAGTCCTTCACCCTGGTCTTCTTCCCTGTTGCCATGTGGCTCTGTATCAAACTACTGGCTCTTACCTCCATCAACACTTGGCTGCTTCGAGG GTTACAGACGGTGGGATGTATGccccctcctgtctcctctgctGTCATACTCACCAAAGCTGTAGGCGGGAACGAG GCTGCTGCCATCTTCAACTCAGCCTTCGGAAGCTTCCTG GGAATAATAGTGACGCCGCTGCTGTTACTGCTGTTC CTGGGCTCGTCATCCTCCGTTCCTTTCTCCTCAATCTTCTCTCAGCTCTTCATGACTGTGGTCGTACCTCTCATCCTAGGACAG GTGTCCCGGAGGTTCTTGAGGGACTGGTTAGAGAGGAGGAAGCCTCCGTTTGGAGTCATCAGTTCTGTGGTGCTCCTGATGATCATCTACACAACCTTCTGTGAGACCTTCTCTAACCCTGATGTTGAACTGGACCACCTCAGCCTACTGCTTATCACCTTCAtca TATTCTGCATCCAGCTGAGCTTCATGCTGTTGACGTTTGTCTTCTCCACACG
- the slc10a7 gene encoding sodium/bile acid cotransporter 7 isoform X4 produces MGLLARIRKEWFIIGIVAVIVSAKLQPAFGVKGGPLRPEFTITYVAVSTIFFNSGLSLKTEELTSLILLSPHIPLGVDQFDPSLSPYSSRS; encoded by the exons ATGGGCCTGTTGGCTAGGATAAGGAAAGAATGGTTTATTATCGGCATAGTGGCAGTAATCGTATCGGCGAAACTACAGCCTGCATTTGGAGTGAAAGGAG gtccacTGAGGCCAGAGTTCACGATCACCTATGTGGCGGTGTCAACCATTTTCTTCAACAGTGGCCTGTCATTAAAAACAGAG GAGTTGACCAGTTTGATCCTTCTCTCTCCCCATATTCCTCTAGGAGTTGACCAGTTTGATCCTTCTCTCTCCCCATATTCCTCTAGGAGTTGA